Genomic DNA from uncultured Desulfuromusa sp.:
TAACCACTATCATCTTTTGTTGGAAACGCCTGAAGGAAATCTGTCCCAAATCATGCGGCATATCAACGGAGCCTACACCACGTATTACAATGTTAAGCGCAAGAGATCGGGTCATCTCTTTCAAGGTCGCTACCATGCCGTTTTGATTGAAGCCGACGCGCACATAACAGAACTGTCGCGCTACCTCCACCTGAATCCGGTGCGTGCGGGTATGGTCGACAAACCGGACGAGCATCCGTGGTCGAGTTATCAGGCCTATATCGGCAAGACCGCCACACCCCAATGGCTGCGGCGCGACTTTATCCTCGGTTATTTCGGTAAAAATGATAAAATCGCACAGCAAACATATCGCAGTTTTGTTGAAGACCTTTTAGGCGAAAGTTATGAAAGTCCGCTGAAAAATGCCTTCGGGAACATCCTTGGAGATAAAGTTTTTGTAGAAGAAATAACAGAGCAGCACCTGAGGGGAAAAGAGAAAGGTCGAGATGTCCCGGCGTTGAGCAAGTTGAAAACAGGTCCGGCAGTGGAGGAAATAATCAGCAAGGTCGAGTCATCAATACAGAATGATGAAAAGCGAGCCCGCCAAGTCAGCTTATATCTATGTCACCGCTACAGTGGATCGAGACTGCGGGACTTGGGGAACCATTTCAATGTTGGAGAGTCGGGCATCTCCGAGGCAAGTCGCCGCTTCGGGGCAAGGCTGGAAAAGGATGCTTCATTGCGGGCCATCGTAGAAACGTTAAGGAGCCAGCTCAATGTGTGAAATGTGTAGACGCGACCCCTATGGCTCGTTAAGAATTTATTAAATAGCTTTAAAGACAATACACGAGAAAAGAGCCTGTTGGGATTAGCAATTATTCTGCAAGAAGAAATATGTCTATAGATTTAAGACAATCAAGGGTAGTTTACATTCAATCGTAATTTTGGCATTATCGTTTTGAAGTCATACAATTCATATTTATGTCTGAGTCTGGGAGGGGCGATATTTATGGAATCCGGTTTTGTTTATCTGTCTCAAAGAGAGATGGATATCTTTTTATTGTTTATAGAAAACGTTGTGCACACAACCACACAAAGCCCCAGCTTACGACCTCCCCAATTTATTCCCCGCTTCTTGCCCGAACTATCCTACAAATATAGTCGATCAGAGACAGTGACTCTGAATGATCCACAGCGGTTCGTCAAAAAATTAAATAGTGACAAAGCTCGCTACGCCATTCCGGTATTTAACTACCTGGATGCCCAGCCTGGGTCCGCATACGATTGCTATTATTTCATTGATGGCAAAATTACCTGGGAACAAGACCAAGACAGTCAATATTGGAGTGGGGACCTATTTCTACATGACACTTATAGCGGGAACCCTGATGTTGTTTTTTTCAGCATGGACACTCCCGTAAACGACGCAGATATTCCTTCGCACATGACGGGCATGCCATGCAGTGCATTGGTCCGGTGGCGAAATCGCTTTATAACAGTCCGGAATGGTTCCTGCCCGGATTGTCGAATTGTAGCCATCTTCAAAAATGGAAATTCAGATGAGTTATAAAGACACAAAAAAATTAATTGCGATGCTTGCGGCACGAATAAATACTCCTCCAGAATTTCACGATGACGTTCAGGGAGGGAAGGAAATCAAAAAACAACGTCCCGCAGTAATAAAGGATGATGTCAGTTCGATTCGCTCCGATCAGCATAGGGTTGGGATTTTGCTGGAATGTTTTAAATCGATGCCAACATCGCCCAAATATGCCGGGGTCCATAAGACGATTTATGTAAAGAATAAGACCTGTCATGATGATCTCATTTTAAATCCGAAAGCATTTTTCAGCCCCACGGGCACCTTTATGGAAGAAAATGTTGTCAATGCAGCAAGCGTCAATGTAGAAGACCTTGTGCATGCGCTCTGTGAGCAGGCTATTATCGTTGCCAATAGTCCTGGAAGTCCACTCACTCCGCTCCTTTTGACAGGCAATAGAGGATCGGGAAAGACGGCTTGGCTCAGCTATATTATATCCACCTGCCACACAATATTCAATCAACATAAGGTTATAGTTGTTCGCATGGATATGACAAAAAAGGAGGCCATTAACTACTCTTTAAAAGAATTCCAAGCAGTACAGACCTATGCCATCCTTTGCACTCATTATTTGGGAGGAGGGGGCATGCCAATAAAAAGGGATTATTTTGTTGAGGAAGACTATCAGCACGCATTGGAAACGTGGAAATATCGAAGCGAAAAACACCCCGTAGAAAAGCTTAGGGATTTCCTTAAGGAAAAAAGGAACAATGAACCTCATTTCAAAAAAACCATAAATGGCATCCTCTACAACAGTACGGGGGAGGAAAGAAATGATGCTGAACTTTTAGATCTAAATATATCTCTGCATGAAAAAATTACGAGACTTAAACAATACAAAGAGTTTATCGAAGATGAAGGATATTCTTTTATCTACATTTTTGACGGGCTTGATGAGTCGGCAATTCCTCTAATTGATGCTCAAAAACTGGAGAAATGGGGTAATGAGCTTGAGTCTCTTTATGTCGGCAGAGAGTTTGTTCATGGGTTTTATATCCTTTGTACGCGGACAGAATCTCAGTCGAAAATAGCATCGTCCTCGTTGCAACTTTGCGCTACAGATGCGACCACCGCATCACCCGTTCGGACCATGGTCGTTTTCGGAGTCGACCCGATTGAAATCCTTAAGAAAAGGTTAGCCTTTACTAAAGAGAAGATAAATACAAAGTCGAAGAAATGGAAAACTGATCTCTGGACAGAAGCCTCTCTTGACAAAATTTATGACCTGACGATGGAAGCTATTACTGCCGCGCTTGAACCTCTTGGCTTTGAGTTGAAAGAAATTTTATCCGCCCTGACTGATCCTGGACACATGAGGAGCTTTCTTAAATTCTTTCGCGAAGCCATGTGGGAAACTATTGCTATCCTTGACGAACATTACGGGGAAAGCAATGTGGAGTTTTGGTTTCCAACTCTTGCCGAAACCAAATTAGCCGACCCCGAGTGGAAGAAATTGCTAAAGCGTAAAGCCTATCGGATCTGGCAACTGTCTTCTTTAAACTATGACATCAACTTCGGTGAATCCCTTCACACATATTCTGGTGAGATCGGCTCACCACGCCCTGTGAACAAGGAGGGGGAACCGGCACTATACCATTCTACGGAATGGCCTCTTATACCCATTGCTTGGGGCGATGTGCCTTGTCAAGCGCAAGATATCAGCCAAGGTAATCATAACCACCTTTTGTCGAAACTACGAATCTATCAATTTCTCAACTTCCATACATCTGCTCTTTCCGTCGGAGAGATATGTGACGGATTATTTCACCTGTTTTCATTTGATCCTGCTTGTACCAGATATCATATCCGCGCAATGATTCTTCAAGGACTGCTTGATGTGAGTGCACAAGGTGGAGGCTTTGTCGCCTTAGAAAAAACTCTCCTACGCACAACGCGCCTCGGTCGGTTGATAATGGAGAAAGCCGTGACCAATTATTCGTACATTGAGTCGACAATCAACTACGCATGGGTTCCTGAAAATGTTTCTGACAAATTCCCCTGGGTGCAGAAACGACGCAGAAAGGGGGCTAGCAGTAATATGGACGGGTTGCCAACCAACGACTACATGATAGAGTTTTTCTACTTATTAATTAACTTTGTCGGTTTTGTTGAAGCAACGGAAGCTTTTGAAAAAAGTCGCTTGATCGTCGCCAATCGCAAAATATCAGGAACAGATAAGAACCATCTGCTAAATATTAAGTTTAATTTCATCTCTTCAGAGATGAAAACATCTATCAACAGAACAATTCGTAGAATTATTAATGCCGCAGCCCGCAATGCCGATCCAGCACTCTTCAATGCAATTAAAAATGAATTTTGGAATGACTTGGAACAGAATGAGGATATTGGCAAAGAATGATTAACTCGATTGTTTTGAGGGTAAAATCCGCAGAAGTCTTCTGTTTAGCAACATAAAGGGGGACAGATTTATTTTTTGCCCTGGTTCGATTTCGATCCACTTTATTTTGCTCTCGGCGTAGATTCATCTCAACGTCGGCCACGTTTCAGAGAATTTCTTGACACGCCAGCGTTCGGTCAGGAGCGGGAAATGATACGCCTAGCTGTTCAGCATGGACAGTTGACAGGTAGGGGTCGTTTTGTTGACGAGATCGGAAATAAGCTCAACTGACGTATCGAATTGAGAGTGTAAGCTTCCCTGTCAAGTTTACAGTTGAAAAGTAAAGTTTCCTAGGTTCTTTAACAGATATTCAGTCGACGTCAGATCCTCAAGGACATCGTGTGGCCATTATTCAATCAACCGGCGATTCTACCTCCACCGGTTTCTTCTTGGCTGGGGCCCTGCGTGTCCTTGCTTTTGGTTTGGGCTTTTCTTCATTTGTCGAGATGTCTGTAGCCTCGCTGCTGGTTTTTGCTATCGCTTCAGGGGCTTTTTTTGTTGTTTTTCGGGGACGTCGTTTGGGTTTTTCTTCCTCGACGGATTTTACCTCGGAAGTAACCTCTGTGGATGCTGGAGCAGACTCTGCTGCTTTCTTGGTTGTTCTCCTGCGCCGTGGTTTTGGTTTTTCCTCAGTCACATCCGTGACGGTTGCAGCTGTTTCAGTGGTGCTGTCAGCTTTTTTCGTTGTTTTTCTTGAGGTGCGGCGCGGTTTTGGCTTTGGTTGACTGTCAGCAGGGATCTCTTCTTTGGCCTCAACAGGTTTTTTTTCTTTGGCTTCTTGTTCTTCGGGCGCTGCTTCAGTTGAGGTGTCAGTCCCCTTTTTAGTTGTTCTGCGTGGCCGACGTTTTGGTTTCTCGACAGCTGGAACTGCTACGGATTCCTTTTCTGCACCGGCATTGGTTGTTTCTGTTGCTGGTTTTTCTTCAACTTTTGTCTCTCTAGCTTCCACCTGTCCCGATGCCGAGGTTGCTTCTGTGGTTGCATCAACCGCCGCAGTGGTTTTTTTTCTGCTTCTTCTGCGGGGGCGTGGTTTGGGTTTTTCCTCCGCAGGTTTTTCATTTTCCTGTTGTTTGTTCTGTTCCTGTGTTTGTTCTGTTTCCTGATGAGTTGCTTTTTCTGCTGTCGCTGGTGCAGAGTCTTGCTGAATTAAGATCGTTTCTGCCGGAGTTTCACCATTCTGTTCCTGTTGATCTTGCCCCTGAGTTTCTTGGTCACTGGAAGCTGGTTTTTTCCGGCGGCGACGACGGCGTTTTTTGGGTTTTTCAGCGATCTCCTCGTTATCGTCTTGTCCGCTAACTGTTTCGTTCTTCTCGTCGGTAGCCGTTTCTTTTACCTGCTCTTGAGGTTCTTGCTCTTCGAGTTGAGCGGCCGCTAAAGCAATCTCAATCTGATTTTCGTGAGATACGGGCATAATCTGGCGAGGAGGGGTTGCTTCTGCTTCGCGTTTATGAATTGTCAGCTCTAGATCTCCAGGGAGTAGATGAGCCTGTCCCAAAAGAGAAATTTTCAAGTTCAGCTGACGTTCCAGCTCAGTAATGGTTGAGCGTTTTTGATTGAGTAAATAATTTGCGACTGCAAAAGGAACATTTGCTTCAATGTGACCGATTTGTCCTTTGGCTGCTGCAGTATGAGCTTGGCGGAGAAAAGACACGGCCTGAGCTTCAACGCTTTTTATTTTTCCAATCCCTTTACAATGCGGGCACTCAAGGTACGCACCAACACTTAAGACGGGTTTCAGGCGTTGCCGGCTCATTTCCAAAAGCCCAAATTGGCTGATTCTTCCAACGGAAACTTTTGCTTTATCATCCTTCAGTGCTCTACGCATTTCCTGTTCAATTTCGCGAATATTTTTGCGATCGCGCATATCGATGAAGTCGATGACAATCAACCCCCCAAGATCACGCAATCGTAGCTGTCGGCCAATTTCAGTTGCCGCCTCAAAGTTGGTTTTGAAGGCTGTTGCCTCGATTCCACTTTCTCCCGACATTTTTCCTGAGTTGACATCGATAGCAACGAGAGCTTCTGTCTGATCAAGAACAATTGATCCACCAGAGGGAAGAGGAGCCTGATTTTTGGAGAGGCCATCAATTTGCTCTTCTATCTGGTAGCGGGAAAAGATCGGTCGCCGTTCACGGTGACGTTTAACGAGATGTTTCAACTCCGGCATGACGAGAGAAAAGAAGTCTTTGGTGTCCTGAAACACTTTGTGATCATCAACTAGAACTTCATCCATCTCCGTACTGAAGTAATCCCTGATAGAGCGGATTGCCAGGTTGGACTCCTGATAGAGCTGAGCCGGTGCTTTGATCTGATCCTTGCGGGCTATGATCCCCTCAAATAACCGAACCAGATAATCAAAGTCGCGTTTCAGTTCGTCTTTGTCTTTACCGATTCCCGCAGTTCGGACGATGTAACCCATTCGTTCCGGCAACTCAAGCTCCGCCATGGTTCTTTTCAGGCTTTTGCGTTCAGAGTCAACACTGATTTTACGGGAGACCCCTTTGGTGGAGCTATCGGGCATCAGCACCATATAGCGACCGGGAATGGACAGGAAAGTCGTTAATGCAGCGCCTTTGTTGCCACGTTCTTCTTTGACGATCTGGACGAGGATTTCTTGACCGCGCTGGAGGATGTCAGCGATGCGAGGACGGCTTTTGGTTTCATCTTGGGCGGGGTAAATACGTGGGTGAACTTCACCTATCTGCAAGAAACCGAGTTTTTCTGCACCATAATCAACAAAAGCGGCCTGGAGGCCGGTTTCTACCCGGACAACAACCGCTTTATAAATATTTCCTTTGCTCTGTTCCTGACCTGCAATCTCAATGTCAAGTTCGCTTAAAATTCCATCAACGACAATTGCGACCCGGTTTTCTTCCGGGTGCGATGCGTTAATCAGCATCTTTTTACTCATATTGTAAACCTTTCTGTCCGCGTTGATATCGCGGTTCAAGCCGGTTTCTTTATCAGAGACCTCACCGCTTCAAGCGGGGTCTATAAAGTGTCCGGTTTTAATGGCGTGTTCCAACACCCTTATCTACTCTTTTAAACAAGGATGTATTGAAATCTATATGTTGTTCTTTGTCTCGACGCTGCTGAAGCGGAGACAGGTGTCAATAATATCGAAATCGCTTGACTATACCAGATAATGTTTATTGTAGATATCTCTAATTAGCAAGAAACTCAACAATTTTTTATGTTTATAAGTAAATTTACCAGAAAATTAGACAATAAGCTTATTTTTCTCTGTCTTTGGTTATAATTAATAACAACAGTATTCGCTTTTTTACCTCGTGAAGATCGAAAAGGAGGCGTATATGGGATTGAATGAATTATGGACATTACAGCAAGAAGAAAAACTGAAGGCTTGGCATCAGGTGCAACTGGTTGCCGATCAGGGCAGACCGGCACCATGCTTTACTATTGCGAGAGAGTTTGGTTGTGAGGCTTATCCCGTGGCTGAAGAGTTGATCAAGCGCTTAAATGCTCAAGTTGCCGGCGAACCCTGGGTTATTATCGGGCAACAGATTATTGATGAGGTTGCAAAGATTTCAGGGTACTCTGTCGAGCAGATTGAAAAGTCTCAGGATACCCCTTCTTCGCTCAAAGCTATTTTTTCGATGTTTTTAGATAGTAGTCGAGCGGAAGAAACAGAAGTTTTTACTCATATGCGAGCAGTGATCCGCGGTTTTGCGAAGCGTGGGCAGTGTGTTCTTGTCGGGCGGGGAAGTGCTCTTGTTACTCAGGATCTCTCCAACTGTATCAACCTGAGACTGGTCGCTCCGCATGAATTTCGTGTTCAGAAAATCATGAAGACTCACAATTTCAAGAAAACGGAAGCCGCTCAATTTATCGCATCTCATCAGCAACAGCGTGATGATTTTATTCGCCGCTTTGGCGCAGGAAATATTACAGATCCGCTGCTCTATCATCTGATCATCAATAATGCTCACCTGGAGGTTAAAAAAATTGCCGAACTGGCAGAAGAATATATGACCCATTATGTGAACTAAGAGGAAGTATTTTTCCAACTACCAGGAATGAACCGTGAGGCTCCAAAAAAAATGGAGCCTCTTTTTTTATCGGCCCTTTAGGTTGCTGTGATGTTGTGATATAAAACCTAGTCCTGATTTTTTATGACTATGAAACTATGAAAATTTAAGCATCTACAGCTTTTGTGTGGTGTTTGGCGAGATAGGTAGCAATGCTGCAACTCAAAAATATTGATAAATATTTTGCTGACAGAAGGATTTTTGCAGCAATAGACTGGCATATTCGCCCTGCCGATCGCATTGGTCTCTGCGGTGAAAATGGAGCCGGGAAATCAACGCTACTCAAGCTTTTAGCCGGGTTGGTCGAAAGCGATGGCGGGGTGTTGCAGATAGCCAAGGGAACAACCTTTGGCTATTTACCGCAGGATGGATTGACCCATCGGGGAAGTACATTATTCATTGAGACCCAGAGTGCTTTAGCCGATTTACAGCAGATGGAGGTCAGATTACGGCAGCTGGAAAGTCAGATATCCCATTCAGCAAATGCTGACGAACTGGAACATTACGCAGAACTGCAACAGTTATTTGAGCAGCGTGGCGGATATCAGATGGAATCTGAAGTTGGCCGCGTTCTTCACGGTCTCGGGTTCAGCACCGATGACTTTGACAAGCCCTGTGAAACGTTTTCAGGTGGCTGGCAAATGCGAATTGCATTGGCAAAGCTGTTGTTGCAAAAACCCAATCTGCTGCTGTTGGATGAACCAACCAATCATCTGGACTTGCCTGCAAGGGATTGGCTCGAAGAGTATCTGTTGAACTATCCATACGCGATGGTGCTGGTGTCCCATGATCGATTTTTTCTTGACTCGGTTGTTTCGCGGATTGTTGAAATCTGGAATGGTCAACTTACGGCATATCCTGGGAATTATAGCCGCTATATCCAATCCAGAGATGAAAGAATCATGGCTTTAAAAGCGGCAAAACAACAACAGGATGATGAAATTGCAAAAATTGAAGCATTCATCAGCCGGTTTCGTTATCAGGCAAACAAGGCATCACAGGTCCAGAGCCGGGTTAAGCAGCTGGACAAGATTGAGCGGATATCTCTTCCTCCCCAAAGGAAAAAAATAGCTTTCAATTTTCCAGCACCGCCAAAAGGTGGAAGGATCATTGTGAGCTTGGAGCGGGCTTCGCAGCAGTATGGTGATCTTAAAGTTCTACAGGACGTCGATGTCCAGGTTGAACAAGGAGAGTGTGTGGCACTGGTTGGACCGAACGGTGCGGGAAAATCGACTTTAATGCGTCTGCTTGCCGGTGTTGAAGCCCCCGTTTCCGGGAAAAGAGTAGAAGGTCATAATTTACAACAAGCTTATTTTGCTCAGAACCAGGCTGATGAACTGAATCCGGAACGGAACGTTTTTGCTGAAATAATGGCCGAGTCGCCGGTAGCAATGGTGCCTAAATTGCGCAATATCCTTGGTGCCTTTCTTTTTTCGGGTGATGACATTGATAAATCGGTCAGGGTTCTTTCAGGGGGTGAGCGTAATCGTCTGGCATTGGCGAAATTACTCCTGCGTCCCGCCAACCTCCTGTTGCTTGATGAGCCTACAAACCATCTGGACTTACAATCAAAACAGATCCTGCTTGATTCTTTGAAGAAGTATCAGGGAACCATTATTTTTGTTTCCCATGATCGCTATTTTGTTGATGCGCTGGCAACTCGGGTGCTGGAAGTGGGCCATGGTCGGGTCGAATCTCATATCGGTAATTATGGGGATTTTCTGCGGGCAAAACAATCGCTGGGAGATTCAAGCCATAGTACGCAACGGGTAGAACAACACGACTCGACAGCTTCGGAAGGGGAACCATCACTCGATAAGCAAGCCAGAAAGCAGGCCCATTCTGAGCGTAAAGAACAGCAGCGTCGAGAACAGAAACAACAAAAAGAACTTTCCCGAGTGGAAAATAAGATTGAAAATTTAGAAAAGCAGCTTGTAGAATTGGAACAGTTGATGGCAGAACCACTCACTTATCAGGATCAGGAGCAATGGCGACAGCTCAGTACGGATCATGCTAAGTTGAAGACAACTCTGGACAGTTTGTATCAGCAGTGGGAAAAAATACAAGCATGATCGCCCGGATAGTGTATTTACTGATTGTTTTGTGGAGTTTTTAAAATGATATTTTTGCCACGTGGCGTTCCGGTAAGGCAGAAAGTTAATCCTGCACGAATCAATCTCCCTGAAGCAATGGAAAAGTTGCGGAAAGGGGCTTTTACTGGCTATCTTCGTTTTGATGTCCCCCAAGGTTCAGGGGTCATTTTGTTTCAGACAGGGCAATTAATCAGTTCAATTTTTGTCGGGACGGATGAAGCTGAGCGTTTGATCGCTTACGATGCTATCGCTAAAATCTTTGAAGTTTCGATTGCAGGTCACGCTGTCTTGAATATTTATCGGGTATCCTCTGATCTGGTGCTGGGAATTCATGCTCTTCTTCATGGTCGTTATTTGCGGAAAGGTGAAGACTTAAGCTGTTTTGATGTCGAGGCGTTGCTGACTAATATCAGAAATGAAGGCCTTACTGTTTGTCTGAGGGTTTATGCTGAAGATAAGACAACCCTTATTTTTTATGACCAAGGCTATGCTTTGGGTTTTTGTTTTGACGGTAAGGTCGAGTTGGAAGCTTCAGCTGATATTTCAAAATCTGTGGCGTTGCTGCCGGGGGCACGACTGGATGTATTGGAGATTCGGAGTGCCGATGAAATTGTTTTGGCGGATCTCATGGGGTCAGCTGATTTGGGGCCGATTTGGCAGCGCACACGCAAGCTGCTGATGGAAGAAAGGCGCAAGCGCGAGGAAACGGCTGTCCGTTCGCAAGAGCAAAATCTGGAAAGTCGACGCCGGCATACCCTGGCTGTGTTTAAAACGATTGCCGGAAATCATATTGGTAAATTCGGAGTGACCCAGGTTGAAAAAGCCTTTGCCGTTGTCGGCGCGGAGATGACACCGGCAGATTTAGAAAAATACTATGTTGACCTGCAGCGTCTCGCCAGACTGGTTGCGGGGCAATCAAAAATCTCAGCAATGATAGCGGAGATGAAAAAACAACATGACCAAGAGAACTGAAAACAGAAATGGGA
This window encodes:
- a CDS encoding transposase; this encodes MARALRIQYPGAYYHVTSRGNERKDIYKSRRDREKFLSYLESATDRYGALIHGYCLMSNHYHLLLETPEGNLSQIMRHINGAYTTYYNVKRKRSGHLFQGRYHAVLIEADAHITELSRYLHLNPVRAGMVDKPDEHPWSSYQAYIGKTATPQWLRRDFILGYFGKNDKIAQQTYRSFVEDLLGESYESPLKNAFGNILGDKVFVEEITEQHLRGKEKGRDVPALSKLKTGPAVEEIISKVESSIQNDEKRARQVSLYLCHRYSGSRLRDLGNHFNVGESGISEASRRFGARLEKDASLRAIVETLRSQLNV
- a CDS encoding Rne/Rng family ribonuclease, with the protein product MSKKMLINASHPEENRVAIVVDGILSELDIEIAGQEQSKGNIYKAVVVRVETGLQAAFVDYGAEKLGFLQIGEVHPRIYPAQDETKSRPRIADILQRGQEILVQIVKEERGNKGAALTTFLSIPGRYMVLMPDSSTKGVSRKISVDSERKSLKRTMAELELPERMGYIVRTAGIGKDKDELKRDFDYLVRLFEGIIARKDQIKAPAQLYQESNLAIRSIRDYFSTEMDEVLVDDHKVFQDTKDFFSLVMPELKHLVKRHRERRPIFSRYQIEEQIDGLSKNQAPLPSGGSIVLDQTEALVAIDVNSGKMSGESGIEATAFKTNFEAATEIGRQLRLRDLGGLIVIDFIDMRDRKNIREIEQEMRRALKDDKAKVSVGRISQFGLLEMSRQRLKPVLSVGAYLECPHCKGIGKIKSVEAQAVSFLRQAHTAAAKGQIGHIEANVPFAVANYLLNQKRSTITELERQLNLKISLLGQAHLLPGDLELTIHKREAEATPPRQIMPVSHENQIEIALAAAQLEEQEPQEQVKETATDEKNETVSGQDDNEEIAEKPKKRRRRRRKKPASSDQETQGQDQQEQNGETPAETILIQQDSAPATAEKATHQETEQTQEQNKQQENEKPAEEKPKPRPRRRSRKKTTAAVDATTEATSASGQVEARETKVEEKPATETTNAGAEKESVAVPAVEKPKRRPRRTTKKGTDTSTEAAPEEQEAKEKKPVEAKEEIPADSQPKPKPRRTSRKTTKKADSTTETAATVTDVTEEKPKPRRRRTTKKAAESAPASTEVTSEVKSVEEEKPKRRPRKTTKKAPEAIAKTSSEATDISTNEEKPKPKARTRRAPAKKKPVEVESPVD
- a CDS encoding cytidylate kinase-like family protein, producing the protein MGLNELWTLQQEEKLKAWHQVQLVADQGRPAPCFTIAREFGCEAYPVAEELIKRLNAQVAGEPWVIIGQQIIDEVAKISGYSVEQIEKSQDTPSSLKAIFSMFLDSSRAEETEVFTHMRAVIRGFAKRGQCVLVGRGSALVTQDLSNCINLRLVAPHEFRVQKIMKTHNFKKTEAAQFIASHQQQRDDFIRRFGAGNITDPLLYHLIINNAHLEVKKIAELAEEYMTHYVN
- a CDS encoding ABC-F family ATP-binding cassette domain-containing protein; amino-acid sequence: MLQLKNIDKYFADRRIFAAIDWHIRPADRIGLCGENGAGKSTLLKLLAGLVESDGGVLQIAKGTTFGYLPQDGLTHRGSTLFIETQSALADLQQMEVRLRQLESQISHSANADELEHYAELQQLFEQRGGYQMESEVGRVLHGLGFSTDDFDKPCETFSGGWQMRIALAKLLLQKPNLLLLDEPTNHLDLPARDWLEEYLLNYPYAMVLVSHDRFFLDSVVSRIVEIWNGQLTAYPGNYSRYIQSRDERIMALKAAKQQQDDEIAKIEAFISRFRYQANKASQVQSRVKQLDKIERISLPPQRKKIAFNFPAPPKGGRIIVSLERASQQYGDLKVLQDVDVQVEQGECVALVGPNGAGKSTLMRLLAGVEAPVSGKRVEGHNLQQAYFAQNQADELNPERNVFAEIMAESPVAMVPKLRNILGAFLFSGDDIDKSVRVLSGGERNRLALAKLLLRPANLLLLDEPTNHLDLQSKQILLDSLKKYQGTIIFVSHDRYFVDALATRVLEVGHGRVESHIGNYGDFLRAKQSLGDSSHSTQRVEQHDSTASEGEPSLDKQARKQAHSERKEQQRREQKQQKELSRVENKIENLEKQLVELEQLMAEPLTYQDQEQWRQLSTDHAKLKTTLDSLYQQWEKIQA